One segment of Polypterus senegalus isolate Bchr_013 chromosome 8, ASM1683550v1, whole genome shotgun sequence DNA contains the following:
- the mterf2 gene encoding transcription termination factor 2, mitochondrial, translating into MFRVATFSLCLYYKRQQICLSFIRSFTKKSYGYRLLSTKGTETENACTIDSLGNLEVNISKVRQLKRWVLVNQVAYVNETAEFLREMGADKTQIASILERYPEAVLCTPTDVQLQREIWQLVCSNKKELLMIIEKFPSSFFTIGHSNNLKANIEYFKELGLNNKLISKVMASAPQNFSHPVEKNKEMICTLTDSYIKLGGLRTNMRPWLQKLLSLDPFILIKDPGIIKENLIFLHVTGFTSTEIFGLLTKLKGFISELSVGSMAENLAFTKKSLNCNDQTIKPIILKCPAILSLPIPILMERLQGLLNSGITLGQIKQTPAILELTSQIVQFRIQKLVSSGYDIKKEGLGPLTGTRKDFEISSGKIQLRKERPMFNPVAPLKIIR; encoded by the coding sequence ATGTTCAGAGTGGCTACTTTTTCATTATGTCTTTATTACAAAAGACAACAAATCTGCTTGTCTTTCATCCGTTCTTTCACAAAGAAGAGTTATGGATACAGACTGCTAAGCACTAAAGGTACTGAAACTGAAAATGCATGCACTATAGACTCTCTTGGTAATTTAGAAGTGAATATTAGTAAAGTTCGGCAATTGAAGAGATGGGTACTGGTAAATCAAGTGGCCTATGTGAATGAAACAGCTGAGTTTTTAAGAGAAATGGGCGCTGATAAAACACAAATAGCTTCCATACTTGAACGCTATCCAGAAGCTGTTCTTTGTACTCCCACTGATGTCCAGTTGCAAAGGGAGATATGGCAGTTGGTATGTTCTAACAAGAAGGAACTGTTGATGATTATTGAGAAATTCCCATCTTCCTTCTTCACTATTGGACACTCTAACAATTTGAAAGCCAACATTGAGTATTTTAAAGAGCTTGGCTTAAACAACAAGTTAATCAGTAAAGTGATGGCAAGTGCGCCACAGAATTTTAGCCATCCTGTGGAAAAGAACAAAGAGATGATTTGCACGTTAACAGACAGTTATATAAAGCTTGGTGGACTTAGGACCAATATGAGGCCTTGGTTGCAAAAACTTTTGAGCTTAGacccatttattttaattaaggaTCCTGGTATAATTAAGGAGAACTTGATATTCCTGCACGTGACAGGGTTTACCAGTACGGAGATCTTTGGACTGCTGACTAAACTAAAGGGATTTATCTCTGAGCTTTCCGTAGGCAGTATGGCTGAGAATTTGGCATTTACCAAGAAATCTTTAAATTGCAATGATCAAACAATAAAACCCATTATCCTCAAATGCCCAGCTATTTTGTCCCTGCCAATTCCTATATTAATGGAACGTTTGCAGGGACTTTTAAACAGCGGCATAACTTTGGGTCAAATAAAACAAACCCCAGCAATTTTGGAGCTAACTTCACAGATAGTACAATTTCGAATTCAGAAGTTGGTATCTTCAGGCTATGATATTAAAAAGGAAGGGCTTGGGCCTTTAACTGGGACAAGAAAAGATTTTGAGATAAGTTCTGGAAAAATACAACTTAGGAAAGAGCGTCCAATGTTTAATCCAGTTGCTCCTTTGAAAATTATTAGGTAG